The Glycine soja cultivar W05 chromosome 8, ASM419377v2, whole genome shotgun sequence genome has a window encoding:
- the LOC114422935 gene encoding bZIP transcription factor 16-like isoform X2: protein MGSSDMDKTPKEKESKTPPATSQEQSSTTAMPTTNPDWSNFQTYSPIPPHGFLASSPQAHPYMWGVQHYMPPYGTPPHPYVAMYPHGGIYAHPSIPPGNAPGRIEVGGKPPEVKEKLPIKRSKGSASGGNLNMWITGKNNEPGKIPGESANGIHSKSGESASDGTSEGSDENSQNDSQLKSRERQDSFEDEPSQNGSSVHAPQNGVHNRPQTVVNQTMSILPISTTSAPGAVPGPTTNLNIGMDYWGTPTSSTIPALHGKVPSTAVAGGMIAAGSRDGVQSQVWLQDERELKRQRRKQSNRESARRSRLRKQAECDELAQRAEALKEENATLRSEVSQIRSEYEQLRSENAALKERLGDIPGVATPGKEDLRSGQNDQHVSNDTQQSGQTEVVQGVH from the exons ATGGGTAGTAGTGACATGGACAAAACTCCGAAAGAGAAGGAGTCTAAGACACCTCCAGCTACATCACAG GAGCAGTCATCAACAACTGCCATGCCAACAACTAATCCTGACTGGTCTAACTTTCAg ACATATTCTCCTATACCTCCACACGGGTTCTTGGCATCAAGTCCCCAAGCCCACCCATATATGTGGGGCGTCCAG CATTATATGCCTCCCTATGGCACTCCACCACATCCCTATGTTGCAATGTATCCCCATGGTGGCATATATGCTCATCCATCTATTCCTCCG GGAAATGCCCCAGGCCGCATCGAAGTTGGTGGTAAACCTCCTGAAGTGAAGGAAAAATTACCTATCAAAAGATCAAAAGGAAGTGCTAGTGGTGGTAATTTGAATATGTGGATTACTGGGAAAAATAATGAACCTGGTAAAATACCAGGAGAATCTGCTAATGGGATTCATTCCAAAAG TGGTGAGAGTGCAAGTGACGGAACTAGTGAAGGAAGTGATGAGAACTCCCAGAAT GATTCTCAATTGAAATCAAGGGAGAGGCAGGACTCTTTTGAAG ATGAACCATCTCAAAATGGAAGTTCAGTACATGCTCCTCAAAATGGGGTACATAATAGACCTCAGACAGTTGTTAATCAAACTATGTCTATCTTACCTATATCTACCACAAGTGCTCCTGGAGCAGTTCCTGGTCCCACAACTAATTTAAATATAGGAATGGATTATTGGGGCACACCAACTTCGTCCACCATTCCTGCATTGCATGGAAAGGTTCCTTCTACTGCAGTTGCTGGAGGGATGATTGCTGCTGGATCACGAGATGGTGTTCAGTCACAAGTTTGGCTGCAG GACGAAAGAGAGCTTAAAAGACAAAGGCGGAAGCAGTCTAATCGGGAATCTGCACGCAGATCCAGGTTACGGAAGCAG GCTGAATGTGATGAACTAGCTCAGCGTGCTGAAGctttgaaagaagaaaatgcCACTCTCCGATCAGAAGTGAGCCAGATCAGGAGTGAGTATGAGCAGCTACGTTCTGAGAATGCTGCCCTCAAG GAGAGACTTGGGGACATACCTGGTGTCGCGACGCCTGGGAAGGAGGATCTTAGGTCTGGTCAGAATGATCAGCATGTGAGTAATGACACTCAACAGAGTGGTCAGACAGAGGTTGTGCAGGGTGTTCATTAG
- the LOC114422935 gene encoding bZIP transcription factor 16-like isoform X1 — protein MGSSDMDKTPKEKESKTPPATSQEQSSTTAMPTTNPDWSNFQTYSPIPPHGFLASSPQAHPYMWGVQHYMPPYGTPPHPYVAMYPHGGIYAHPSIPPGSYPFSPFAMASPNGIADASGNAPGRIEVGGKPPEVKEKLPIKRSKGSASGGNLNMWITGKNNEPGKIPGESANGIHSKSGESASDGTSEGSDENSQNDSQLKSRERQDSFEDEPSQNGSSVHAPQNGVHNRPQTVVNQTMSILPISTTSAPGAVPGPTTNLNIGMDYWGTPTSSTIPALHGKVPSTAVAGGMIAAGSRDGVQSQVWLQDERELKRQRRKQSNRESARRSRLRKQAECDELAQRAEALKEENATLRSEVSQIRSEYEQLRSENAALKERLGDIPGVATPGKEDLRSGQNDQHVSNDTQQSGQTEVVQGVH, from the exons ATGGGTAGTAGTGACATGGACAAAACTCCGAAAGAGAAGGAGTCTAAGACACCTCCAGCTACATCACAG GAGCAGTCATCAACAACTGCCATGCCAACAACTAATCCTGACTGGTCTAACTTTCAg ACATATTCTCCTATACCTCCACACGGGTTCTTGGCATCAAGTCCCCAAGCCCACCCATATATGTGGGGCGTCCAG CATTATATGCCTCCCTATGGCACTCCACCACATCCCTATGTTGCAATGTATCCCCATGGTGGCATATATGCTCATCCATCTATTCCTCCG GGATCTTATCCTTTCAGTCCTTTTGCCATGGCTTCTCCAAATGGTATTGCAGATGCTTCG GGAAATGCCCCAGGCCGCATCGAAGTTGGTGGTAAACCTCCTGAAGTGAAGGAAAAATTACCTATCAAAAGATCAAAAGGAAGTGCTAGTGGTGGTAATTTGAATATGTGGATTACTGGGAAAAATAATGAACCTGGTAAAATACCAGGAGAATCTGCTAATGGGATTCATTCCAAAAG TGGTGAGAGTGCAAGTGACGGAACTAGTGAAGGAAGTGATGAGAACTCCCAGAAT GATTCTCAATTGAAATCAAGGGAGAGGCAGGACTCTTTTGAAG ATGAACCATCTCAAAATGGAAGTTCAGTACATGCTCCTCAAAATGGGGTACATAATAGACCTCAGACAGTTGTTAATCAAACTATGTCTATCTTACCTATATCTACCACAAGTGCTCCTGGAGCAGTTCCTGGTCCCACAACTAATTTAAATATAGGAATGGATTATTGGGGCACACCAACTTCGTCCACCATTCCTGCATTGCATGGAAAGGTTCCTTCTACTGCAGTTGCTGGAGGGATGATTGCTGCTGGATCACGAGATGGTGTTCAGTCACAAGTTTGGCTGCAG GACGAAAGAGAGCTTAAAAGACAAAGGCGGAAGCAGTCTAATCGGGAATCTGCACGCAGATCCAGGTTACGGAAGCAG GCTGAATGTGATGAACTAGCTCAGCGTGCTGAAGctttgaaagaagaaaatgcCACTCTCCGATCAGAAGTGAGCCAGATCAGGAGTGAGTATGAGCAGCTACGTTCTGAGAATGCTGCCCTCAAG GAGAGACTTGGGGACATACCTGGTGTCGCGACGCCTGGGAAGGAGGATCTTAGGTCTGGTCAGAATGATCAGCATGTGAGTAATGACACTCAACAGAGTGGTCAGACAGAGGTTGTGCAGGGTGTTCATTAG
- the LOC114422935 gene encoding bZIP transcription factor 16-like isoform X3, whose protein sequence is MPPYGTPPHPYVAMYPHGGIYAHPSIPPGSYPFSPFAMASPNGIADASGNAPGRIEVGGKPPEVKEKLPIKRSKGSASGGNLNMWITGKNNEPGKIPGESANGIHSKSGESASDGTSEGSDENSQNDSQLKSRERQDSFEDEPSQNGSSVHAPQNGVHNRPQTVVNQTMSILPISTTSAPGAVPGPTTNLNIGMDYWGTPTSSTIPALHGKVPSTAVAGGMIAAGSRDGVQSQVWLQDERELKRQRRKQSNRESARRSRLRKQAECDELAQRAEALKEENATLRSEVSQIRSEYEQLRSENAALKERLGDIPGVATPGKEDLRSGQNDQHVSNDTQQSGQTEVVQGVH, encoded by the exons ATGCCTCCCTATGGCACTCCACCACATCCCTATGTTGCAATGTATCCCCATGGTGGCATATATGCTCATCCATCTATTCCTCCG GGATCTTATCCTTTCAGTCCTTTTGCCATGGCTTCTCCAAATGGTATTGCAGATGCTTCG GGAAATGCCCCAGGCCGCATCGAAGTTGGTGGTAAACCTCCTGAAGTGAAGGAAAAATTACCTATCAAAAGATCAAAAGGAAGTGCTAGTGGTGGTAATTTGAATATGTGGATTACTGGGAAAAATAATGAACCTGGTAAAATACCAGGAGAATCTGCTAATGGGATTCATTCCAAAAG TGGTGAGAGTGCAAGTGACGGAACTAGTGAAGGAAGTGATGAGAACTCCCAGAAT GATTCTCAATTGAAATCAAGGGAGAGGCAGGACTCTTTTGAAG ATGAACCATCTCAAAATGGAAGTTCAGTACATGCTCCTCAAAATGGGGTACATAATAGACCTCAGACAGTTGTTAATCAAACTATGTCTATCTTACCTATATCTACCACAAGTGCTCCTGGAGCAGTTCCTGGTCCCACAACTAATTTAAATATAGGAATGGATTATTGGGGCACACCAACTTCGTCCACCATTCCTGCATTGCATGGAAAGGTTCCTTCTACTGCAGTTGCTGGAGGGATGATTGCTGCTGGATCACGAGATGGTGTTCAGTCACAAGTTTGGCTGCAG GACGAAAGAGAGCTTAAAAGACAAAGGCGGAAGCAGTCTAATCGGGAATCTGCACGCAGATCCAGGTTACGGAAGCAG GCTGAATGTGATGAACTAGCTCAGCGTGCTGAAGctttgaaagaagaaaatgcCACTCTCCGATCAGAAGTGAGCCAGATCAGGAGTGAGTATGAGCAGCTACGTTCTGAGAATGCTGCCCTCAAG GAGAGACTTGGGGACATACCTGGTGTCGCGACGCCTGGGAAGGAGGATCTTAGGTCTGGTCAGAATGATCAGCATGTGAGTAATGACACTCAACAGAGTGGTCAGACAGAGGTTGTGCAGGGTGTTCATTAG